In Sphingobacterium thalpophilum, a genomic segment contains:
- a CDS encoding IS4 family transposase: MINLNVFSQILSLVDRELFKDLVAKHKSDKHQKGINSWTHLVSMLFCHFSSADSVRDISNGLRSITGNLNHLGVVRAPSKSNISYINTHRTHELFKDLYYSVLDRLWQKDTHFRKELVQLKRKVYLMDASIIPLCLSVFDWAKFRSTKGAVKLHTVLDYDGCLPVFMQITDGKVHESQRAGSYSFSKGSVVVVDRGYVDYSWLGDLDSRGCYFVTRSKVNMKYKVIKSYQSEALMEKGILKDELIELSGAARNKYNGKPLRLVHFWDSTTGNEYHFLTNNTKWKASLVANIYKQRWHIEVFFKHLKQRLKVSTFIGTSENAVMIQIWTSLIGILLLKYLQKKAKYDWNLSNLVAFIRMNIFVKINIWQWIDDPFLRPPIKGKKGQLKIFAD; the protein is encoded by the coding sequence ATGATAAATTTAAATGTTTTTAGTCAGATTTTATCTCTTGTTGACCGTGAATTATTCAAAGATTTGGTTGCAAAGCACAAAAGTGATAAACACCAGAAAGGGATCAACAGCTGGACGCATCTAGTCAGTATGCTTTTCTGTCATTTTTCCTCGGCAGATTCGGTTCGTGATATTAGTAACGGCCTACGCAGTATCACTGGTAACCTGAACCACTTAGGTGTAGTAAGAGCTCCAAGTAAGTCTAATATATCCTATATCAACACACACCGTACCCATGAACTTTTCAAAGATCTTTACTATTCTGTTTTGGATAGGCTTTGGCAAAAGGACACCCATTTTCGCAAAGAGCTTGTTCAGCTAAAGCGTAAAGTATATCTGATGGATGCAAGCATCATCCCCTTATGTCTATCTGTATTTGACTGGGCAAAGTTTCGCAGCACCAAAGGTGCCGTAAAGCTGCACACTGTCTTGGATTATGATGGCTGCCTACCTGTTTTTATGCAGATTACCGATGGAAAAGTACATGAGAGCCAGCGAGCCGGTAGTTACAGTTTTTCCAAGGGAAGCGTGGTGGTAGTGGACCGTGGCTACGTGGATTACAGCTGGCTTGGGGATTTGGACAGCAGGGGGTGTTACTTCGTTACCAGGAGTAAAGTTAATATGAAGTACAAGGTTATCAAGTCCTATCAGAGTGAAGCACTCATGGAAAAGGGGATCCTTAAGGATGAGCTCATTGAGCTTTCCGGCGCTGCCCGCAATAAATACAACGGCAAGCCGCTACGCCTAGTCCACTTTTGGGACAGCACCACTGGCAATGAGTACCACTTTTTGACCAATAATACGAAGTGGAAGGCTTCTTTGGTGGCAAACATCTATAAACAACGCTGGCATATCGAAGTCTTCTTCAAGCATCTAAAGCAGCGCTTAAAAGTATCGACATTCATAGGGACTTCTGAAAATGCAGTGATGATCCAGATCTGGACTTCACTCATTGGCATATTACTGTTAAAATACTTACAAAAAAAGGCCAAATATGACTGGAACCTGTCCAATCTGGTCGCATTCATCAGAATGAATATCTTCGTGAAAATAAACATCTGGCAATGGATAGATGATCCCTTTCTCAGGCCGCCTATAAAAGGAAAAAAGGGACAGCTAAAGATTTTTGCAGATTGA